A genome region from Myxococcota bacterium includes the following:
- the rffA gene encoding dTDP-4-amino-4,6-dideoxygalactose transaminase, whose protein sequence is MAKIEFNKPYIAPMTADYIGQALRSGSIVGNGPFTKKCHSFFQERYGFSKVLLTSSCTDALEMSALLCDIRPGDEVIMPTYTFVSTANAFALRGAVIRFADSERETPSISADEIEALITPKTKAVVVVHYGGVACDLDRICDIVRQHKLFLIEDAAHAIDSYWNGKPLGSFGDLATFSFHETKNIGCGEGGMLVINNAKMHETAEIVWEKGTNRSQFYRGQVNKYNWQTLGSSFLPSDLTAACLYAQLQELDSIQTQRKEIWHRYQNALASFPVRYGASANGHLYYIESSRENVLEDFAAAGIQALSHYITLHDSPFYADKHDGRELPNATRYQKTLIRLPIYVGLTTAEQNEITEHVFLLQKNPST, encoded by the coding sequence ATGGCAAAGATAGAGTTCAATAAGCCCTATATAGCCCCAATGACGGCTGATTATATTGGGCAAGCTCTGCGCTCAGGGTCAATCGTTGGTAATGGGCCATTTACCAAGAAATGCCACTCATTTTTCCAAGAACGTTACGGATTTTCAAAAGTACTATTAACGAGCTCATGTACGGACGCATTAGAAATGTCTGCTCTCTTATGTGATATTCGGCCGGGCGATGAAGTCATCATGCCTACCTATACATTTGTATCGACGGCCAATGCGTTTGCGTTAAGAGGGGCAGTAATTCGCTTTGCCGATTCCGAGCGGGAAACGCCATCAATATCCGCAGACGAAATCGAAGCGTTAATTACTCCCAAGACTAAAGCGGTAGTTGTCGTGCATTACGGCGGTGTAGCTTGCGATTTAGATCGAATTTGCGATATTGTTCGCCAACACAAGCTTTTTCTAATTGAAGATGCAGCACACGCCATTGACTCATATTGGAATGGAAAACCCTTAGGCTCATTTGGAGATTTAGCAACCTTCTCTTTTCATGAAACCAAAAATATTGGTTGCGGTGAGGGAGGCATGCTGGTGATTAATAACGCAAAAATGCATGAAACGGCGGAAATCGTCTGGGAGAAAGGCACTAATCGTTCTCAATTCTATCGAGGACAGGTGAATAAATACAACTGGCAAACTCTCGGCTCCTCATTTCTTCCCTCAGATCTCACAGCGGCCTGCCTTTATGCTCAGTTGCAAGAATTAGATTCCATTCAAACTCAGCGTAAGGAAATATGGCATCGGTACCAGAATGCCCTCGCTAGCTTTCCTGTCAGATACGGAGCCTCAGCAAATGGGCATTTATATTACATAGAAAGCAGCCGCGAAAACGTGCTCGAAGATTTTGCGGCGGCTGGAATTCAAGCTTTATCCCACTATATCACCCTACATGACAGTCCTTTTTATGCTGACAAGCATGATGGCAGGGAATTGCCTAACGCGACACGCTATCAAAAGACGTTAATACGACTTCCAATTTACGTTGGTTTAACCACCGCGGAACAAAATGAGATAACAGAACATGTATTCTTACTGCAAAAAAATCCCTCTACCTAA
- a CDS encoding SDR family oxidoreductase encodes MTKTAVVVGATGNIGKAVCQILREAGYAIDPTWLGAERPDATQKESYLNLPPKIDFALYLAGINHISKAEILSDEDWDKVHDVNLKGAFLFAKAAFPSLKQAPSSSFVTISSIMVTHPYPNRLAYATAKAGLEAMTRVLAVEWGSYNISTHCLRLGHMNSLMKSTSANPALLAAARQLTPTKQLIEPSSVAKYILWLAEGGCKSISGSVLDFDPAYTINRWPL; translated from the coding sequence ATGACAAAAACCGCGGTCGTTGTTGGGGCTACGGGAAATATTGGGAAAGCTGTATGCCAAATATTGCGAGAAGCAGGATACGCAATTGATCCCACCTGGTTGGGAGCAGAGCGGCCAGATGCAACGCAAAAAGAGTCCTATCTTAACTTGCCTCCTAAGATAGATTTTGCTCTTTATCTTGCGGGAATTAATCATATCTCTAAAGCGGAAATACTATCGGACGAAGACTGGGATAAAGTGCATGATGTTAACCTCAAAGGCGCTTTCCTGTTTGCCAAAGCGGCCTTTCCCAGCCTGAAACAGGCTCCATCGTCCAGCTTTGTCACCATTTCCTCTATTATGGTTACCCACCCCTACCCCAATCGTCTAGCATACGCCACGGCGAAAGCTGGCTTAGAAGCTATGACCAGAGTTTTAGCGGTCGAATGGGGATCCTATAATATTAGCACCCATTGCCTACGACTTGGGCATATGAATAGCCTGATGAAGAGCACCAGCGCCAATCCTGCCTTACTTGCTGCAGCCCGTCAGCTTACTCCCACCAAACAGTTAATTGAGCCCTCTTCAGTTGCAAAGTATATTCTTTGGCTGGCCGAAGGTGGTTGCAAGTCCATTTCAGGGAGCGTTCTAGACTTCGACCCCGCATATACGATCAATCGGTGGCCACTATGA
- a CDS encoding glycosyltransferase family 2 protein, which produces MKLSIVSTLYKSESYVAEFCERCELAAQSLVGDSYEIILVNDGSPDRSLSLALKAQKTLSNLVVLDLSRNFGHHKAIMAGLHESSGDKIFMIDCDLEVAPESLIDFWNSFEHDASADVIVATVESKGNSFFKGLLSNAFYFIYNKLVDLKLDNKELATRLMNRSYLDALLQYPEYELYLGGLLHDVGFKQVNILVSRTSNKVSSYSLKKRVDLALTALFSFSSKPSLYIFYSGIFFSAISVGYSAFIISQKLISGRPLLGWTSLMAAICVIGGITISSIGIIGIYTSKIFFEVKNRPLYHIKKIYRHGN; this is translated from the coding sequence ATGAAGTTATCCATTGTTTCAACGCTTTACAAATCGGAGTCCTATGTAGCTGAGTTTTGTGAGCGATGTGAACTAGCTGCCCAATCTCTTGTCGGCGATAGCTATGAGATAATTCTAGTCAACGACGGTTCTCCGGATCGAAGTTTAAGTTTAGCCCTAAAGGCACAGAAAACACTATCTAATTTAGTCGTATTAGATCTATCTAGAAACTTTGGGCATCATAAAGCTATCATGGCAGGTCTGCATGAAAGCAGTGGTGACAAAATTTTTATGATCGACTGTGATTTGGAGGTCGCACCAGAGTCATTAATCGATTTTTGGAATTCGTTTGAGCATGATGCTTCTGCAGACGTTATTGTCGCAACCGTCGAGTCAAAAGGGAACTCATTTTTTAAAGGTTTGCTGAGCAACGCTTTTTACTTCATCTACAACAAGCTGGTCGATTTAAAATTAGACAATAAAGAACTGGCAACAAGATTGATGAATCGAAGCTACCTTGACGCGCTACTCCAATATCCCGAGTATGAATTGTATTTAGGAGGACTACTGCATGATGTTGGTTTCAAACAAGTGAACATTTTGGTGTCCCGGACCTCCAACAAAGTTTCATCCTATTCACTAAAGAAGCGAGTAGACCTAGCACTGACTGCGTTGTTTTCTTTCAGCTCAAAGCCCTCACTCTATATTTTCTACTCAGGCATATTTTTCTCTGCCATATCCGTTGGTTATTCTGCATTTATTATATCTCAAAAGTTAATCAGCGGACGACCTTTACTGGGATGGACTTCTCTGATGGCTGCAATATGCGTCATTGGCGGTATCACCATCTCTTCGATCGGTATTATAGGGATTTACACTTCAAAAATATTTTTTGAGGTGAAGAATAGGCCATTATATCATATCAAAAAAATCTATCGCCATGGAAACTAG
- a CDS encoding multifunctional oxoglutarate decarboxylase/oxoglutarate dehydrogenase thiamine pyrophosphate-binding subunit/dihydrolipoyllysine-residue succinyltransferase subunit: MAEALNSFGLNATYVEILRSQWQADPVSVPEEWRAYFSDGTPAVVAKAEPAPVTKKIEPETASASKTKTPLVGIASKIVENMELSLQVPTATSLKDIPVKVLEENREMINDYLIDEAYPKCSFTHLIAFAIVQALKTNPALNNGFSREDTRIFKVTRPDINLGLAIDLPARDGGRTLVVPNLKACQNMDFWTFFKAYNALIDMARKNQLKPEDFDGTTVTLTNPGGIGTVSSTPRLMPGQGCIIATGRIGYPAQFEATSPETLRGLGIGKVMTVTSTYDHRVIQGAESGHFLAQLHELLIGADNFYDQVFEALRIPHHPYVLKADQAVVLGQNADSIQTERAMRVSQLIHAYRVRGCLLAHTDPLHLSPRQHPELDLQNYGLTIWDLDRDFDTLGTLPQKSAPLRLILKQLRNAYCRRMGVEYMYMHEVAQKASLQKRIEHEQEPFNLLEKKQILTKLLQAEGFEHFLHKRFIGHKRFSIEGAEVLIPMLQSLLEQISKAGAEHAIIGMAHRGRLNVLANVVGKPHAAIFAEFDDIDPKSFQGSGDVKYHLGAKGKLTLDGKEMQVELACNPSHLEAVNPVVEGQARAKQDWLEDVEREKVVPILIHGDAAFAMQGVVYEVLQMSTLEGYRTGGTIHIVVNNQIGYTTAPEKARSSLNCTDIARAINAPVFRVNGDDPEACLRAIKMATEYRTMFKRDVVIDLVCYRRYGHNEGDEPSFTQPILYAAIQKHPSVATLYAELLMRRGDLQQDELRAMEESHTQVFENALSAVREKGQGALADFIPAPEFTRQAVPLFPKKELERMTEALVFEPEGIELHPRVKAQVLDKRRAMIFEGKPGIDFGMAETLAYATLLQEKTPVRISGQDCGRGTFAHRHAVLYDVNTGKPYIPLQQFGNFQIYDSPLSEEGVLGFEYGYSLQNPEALVIWEAQFGDFFNGAQIQIDQFIASSEAKWGKTCRLTLFLPHGYDGQGPEHSSARLERFLQLCAQDNWRIANCTTPAQFYHLLRRQAKDVKKPLVVFTHKSLLRAEDAASQLSELTSGQFDEVLLDPRAPISKKTKRLILCSGKVYWDLDRWRQQNKLGSEVSIWRLEQLYPLNLPKLPAVKDIVWLQEEPKNCGAYLFAQSKLKELGVMARYIGRRENASPATGSPKVHARQQQAIMEAAFDFSKDQSADIDVA, from the coding sequence ATGGCAGAAGCTCTCAATTCTTTCGGACTGAATGCAACTTATGTCGAAATCTTAAGGAGTCAGTGGCAAGCAGACCCGGTGAGTGTGCCGGAAGAGTGGCGGGCTTATTTTTCGGACGGTACGCCTGCTGTAGTCGCAAAGGCAGAACCTGCGCCGGTTACTAAGAAGATTGAGCCGGAAACTGCCAGTGCAAGTAAGACCAAAACGCCTTTGGTTGGTATTGCCAGTAAGATTGTCGAAAACATGGAGTTGAGTTTGCAGGTGCCGACGGCTACCTCGCTTAAAGATATTCCGGTTAAAGTTCTCGAAGAAAATCGGGAGATGATCAACGATTATTTGATCGATGAAGCTTATCCGAAATGCTCTTTTACGCATTTAATTGCTTTTGCCATCGTGCAAGCCCTGAAGACCAATCCGGCTTTGAATAACGGTTTTTCGCGCGAAGACACGCGCATTTTCAAGGTAACCCGGCCGGATATTAATTTGGGCTTAGCGATTGATTTGCCCGCACGCGATGGCGGGCGGACTTTGGTGGTGCCTAATCTGAAAGCTTGCCAGAACATGGACTTCTGGACCTTTTTTAAGGCTTACAATGCGCTGATTGATATGGCTCGTAAGAATCAGCTGAAGCCTGAAGATTTTGACGGCACTACAGTCACGTTGACCAATCCGGGTGGCATTGGGACGGTTTCGTCTACGCCTCGTTTGATGCCGGGGCAGGGTTGCATTATTGCGACCGGACGCATTGGCTATCCAGCGCAGTTTGAGGCGACTTCACCTGAAACTTTGAGGGGGCTGGGTATCGGCAAAGTCATGACGGTGACTTCGACTTACGATCACCGCGTGATTCAGGGTGCTGAGTCTGGGCACTTTTTGGCACAGCTGCATGAGCTGTTAATTGGCGCGGACAACTTTTATGACCAGGTTTTTGAGGCGCTTCGCATTCCGCATCACCCCTATGTATTAAAAGCTGACCAGGCGGTGGTTTTGGGTCAGAATGCTGACTCCATTCAGACGGAACGAGCGATGCGGGTGAGTCAGCTGATTCATGCTTATCGCGTGCGGGGGTGTTTGCTCGCGCATACGGATCCATTGCATTTAAGCCCTCGTCAGCATCCTGAGCTTGATTTGCAAAATTATGGGTTGACCATTTGGGATCTGGACCGGGATTTTGACACTTTGGGCACGCTACCGCAAAAGAGTGCACCACTGCGGCTGATCTTGAAGCAACTTCGCAATGCTTATTGCCGCCGCATGGGCGTTGAGTATATGTACATGCACGAAGTGGCGCAAAAAGCTTCGTTGCAAAAACGTATTGAGCACGAGCAGGAGCCCTTTAATCTGTTGGAGAAGAAGCAGATTTTGACCAAGCTGTTGCAGGCGGAAGGGTTTGAGCACTTTTTGCACAAGCGGTTTATTGGGCATAAGCGTTTTAGTATTGAAGGCGCTGAAGTTTTGATTCCGATGCTGCAGAGCTTGTTGGAGCAAATTTCTAAAGCTGGCGCTGAGCATGCCATTATCGGTATGGCGCATCGTGGCCGTTTGAATGTGCTTGCGAACGTTGTGGGTAAGCCGCACGCGGCTATTTTTGCAGAATTTGATGACATTGACCCCAAGAGCTTTCAGGGCTCTGGGGACGTCAAGTATCACTTAGGCGCTAAAGGCAAGCTGACTTTGGATGGTAAAGAGATGCAGGTTGAACTGGCCTGTAACCCGTCACATTTAGAGGCGGTTAACCCTGTGGTCGAAGGGCAAGCGCGCGCGAAACAAGATTGGTTGGAAGATGTCGAGCGCGAAAAAGTCGTCCCGATTTTGATTCATGGTGACGCTGCGTTTGCCATGCAGGGCGTGGTTTACGAAGTCTTACAGATGTCTACTTTGGAAGGGTATCGAACTGGCGGGACCATTCACATTGTGGTCAATAATCAGATTGGCTACACCACAGCACCTGAAAAGGCGCGTAGCTCGCTAAACTGCACGGATATTGCGCGCGCTATTAATGCGCCAGTGTTTAGGGTAAATGGGGATGACCCAGAGGCCTGCCTGCGAGCGATTAAGATGGCTACCGAATATCGCACGATGTTTAAGCGCGATGTGGTGATCGATTTGGTCTGCTACCGGCGTTATGGACATAACGAGGGCGATGAGCCAAGTTTCACCCAACCAATTTTATATGCGGCTATTCAAAAACATCCGTCGGTAGCGACTTTATATGCAGAGCTGCTGATGCGACGCGGCGATTTGCAGCAAGATGAACTGCGGGCCATGGAAGAAAGCCATACCCAGGTGTTTGAAAATGCCTTGAGTGCGGTGCGCGAAAAGGGTCAGGGGGCGTTGGCTGACTTTATCCCTGCTCCTGAGTTCACTCGGCAAGCTGTGCCTCTCTTTCCGAAAAAAGAGCTGGAGCGCATGACCGAAGCTTTGGTTTTTGAGCCAGAGGGCATAGAGCTTCATCCTCGTGTTAAAGCGCAAGTCTTGGACAAGCGCCGGGCGATGATTTTTGAAGGTAAGCCGGGCATTGATTTTGGGATGGCAGAGACTTTGGCTTATGCGACTCTGCTGCAGGAAAAAACGCCTGTGCGCATCAGCGGGCAGGATTGTGGGCGGGGTACCTTTGCGCATCGCCATGCTGTTTTGTACGATGTTAATACCGGTAAGCCTTATATCCCTTTGCAGCAATTTGGTAACTTCCAGATTTATGACTCGCCATTAAGCGAAGAAGGTGTGTTGGGTTTTGAATATGGTTACTCACTGCAGAATCCCGAAGCGTTGGTGATTTGGGAAGCGCAGTTTGGTGACTTCTTTAACGGTGCACAGATCCAGATTGACCAATTTATTGCTTCGTCTGAAGCCAAATGGGGCAAGACTTGCCGGTTGACGCTGTTTTTGCCTCATGGATATGACGGGCAGGGGCCTGAGCATAGTTCCGCGCGATTGGAGCGCTTTTTACAGCTTTGCGCTCAGGATAACTGGCGCATTGCGAATTGCACCACGCCGGCACAGTTTTATCACTTGCTTAGACGCCAAGCCAAAGATGTTAAAAAGCCATTGGTAGTGTTCACGCATAAAAGTTTACTTCGAGCAGAAGATGCCGCATCCCAGCTTTCTGAGCTGACTTCGGGTCAATTTGATGAAGTATTGCTGGATCCTAGAGCGCCGATTTCTAAAAAGACGAAGCGGCTGATTTTATGCTCGGGCAAAGTTTACTGGGATCTGGATCGATGGCGTCAGCAAAACAAGTTGGGCTCTGAAGTAAGCATTTGGCGTTTGGAACAACTCTACCCGCTGAACTTGCCTAAATTGCCTGCGGTAAAAGATATCGTCTGGTTGCAAGAAGAGCCCAAAAACTGCGGCGCTTACTTGTTTGCGCAGAGCAAGCTGAAAGAATTAGGCGTTATGGCTCGTTATATTGGGCGTAGGGAAAATGCATCCCCAGCAACCGGGTCGCCGAAAGTTCATGCTCGTCAGCAACAGGCCATTATGGAAGCGGCCTTTGATTTTTCTAAAGACCAGTCGGCTGATATTGACGTTGCTTAG
- a CDS encoding glycoside hydrolase family 57, whose amino-acid sequence METSATQAWAIFYLNLMFSSIEEERRLEVIQKCYWPLLRVIEETGFPSGISMAGYTLSEIGRLDPAWIAALKNLMERGLVEFIAAGQFQIIGPLVPNAVNRANYRLGNTTYRNILNQVPKLVLVNEQCFSNSMIDHYIDAGYQGFIMDWDNIQLANPGLNPLWRHAPQIAVSASGRLLPVLWDQSIAFQKFQRFVHGLDSQDLYDEWLNRYLQAKPAAISIYCNDVEIFDFRPGRFVNEPIHTGPSEWIAIGKLLSSYLHNSQLKCVLPHKLLTNCNAKPETALKLTTAAMPIPTKKQEHYNVLRWAVSGRDNIHINSRCLALARALDDSKLTEEPHWEELCYLYASDFRTHITERRWQSYLQRLASFESRWIKPNAYNQ is encoded by the coding sequence ATGGAAACTAGCGCAACTCAAGCTTGGGCCATTTTCTATTTAAATTTAATGTTCTCTTCCATTGAGGAAGAGCGGCGGCTTGAAGTAATCCAGAAATGCTATTGGCCGCTATTAAGGGTAATAGAAGAAACAGGATTTCCTTCCGGCATTTCCATGGCAGGATATACGCTGTCAGAAATTGGACGACTAGATCCGGCCTGGATAGCTGCACTTAAGAATTTGATGGAGCGGGGCTTGGTGGAATTTATTGCAGCCGGTCAATTTCAAATCATAGGTCCTTTGGTCCCTAACGCAGTCAATCGAGCCAATTATCGTTTGGGCAACACGACGTATAGAAATATCTTAAATCAAGTACCGAAGTTAGTCCTTGTGAATGAGCAATGCTTTAGTAATTCAATGATAGATCACTATATTGATGCAGGTTATCAAGGCTTTATTATGGACTGGGATAATATCCAGCTTGCCAATCCAGGACTTAACCCTTTGTGGCGTCATGCGCCCCAGATCGCAGTGAGTGCCAGCGGTCGTCTATTGCCAGTCCTTTGGGATCAATCGATCGCTTTTCAGAAATTCCAACGTTTTGTACATGGTTTAGACTCTCAAGACTTATACGACGAATGGCTCAATCGTTATCTTCAAGCAAAGCCAGCCGCAATAAGCATTTACTGCAATGATGTTGAGATTTTTGATTTTCGCCCGGGTCGTTTCGTCAATGAGCCCATACACACAGGGCCATCTGAATGGATAGCTATTGGAAAACTGCTATCGAGCTATCTTCATAACTCGCAGCTTAAATGTGTTTTACCTCACAAATTACTGACGAACTGTAATGCGAAGCCAGAAACAGCACTAAAATTGACGACGGCAGCAATGCCGATACCAACAAAAAAGCAGGAACACTATAACGTTTTAAGATGGGCAGTCTCGGGACGAGATAATATACATATAAATAGCAGGTGCTTAGCCTTGGCTCGAGCGTTGGACGACTCCAAATTAACCGAGGAGCCACACTGGGAGGAACTTTGTTATCTTTATGCCAGCGATTTTCGAACCCATATTACGGAGCGTCGTTGGCAATCTTATCTTCAACGGCTAGCCAGTTTTGAAAGTAGGTGGATTAAACCCAATGCCTACAACCAATAA
- a CDS encoding 5-deoxy-glucuronate isomerase — protein MYSYCKKIPLPNLQATGQNSLLEFKTPAEQAKVYLSDSGIIKEVIYTNLVTGEKKAISASDATEITVGSGNCQRQVLHFLLPSSLPSMQLRLGLTTHTGIGTWSSLPHGFEHNLEPDFEEVFFYVLSGATEKAIQVGKGVWADGTSVDAIWPVENQTFSTIPMGYHPVVGEPGVKVSYVWAYLAKKKEWEKVTV, from the coding sequence ATGTATTCTTACTGCAAAAAAATCCCTCTACCTAATCTCCAAGCAACAGGTCAAAATTCCTTGCTTGAGTTTAAAACCCCCGCTGAACAAGCTAAGGTTTACCTGTCTGATTCGGGTATAATTAAAGAAGTTATTTATACCAACCTGGTGACAGGCGAAAAAAAGGCAATTTCTGCCTCTGACGCTACGGAAATAACCGTCGGCTCAGGCAATTGTCAGCGACAGGTTCTGCACTTTCTATTGCCTTCGTCTCTGCCAAGCATGCAACTTCGCCTAGGATTAACCACGCATACAGGTATAGGAACGTGGTCCAGTCTTCCCCATGGGTTTGAGCATAATCTAGAGCCTGATTTCGAGGAAGTTTTCTTTTACGTACTTTCTGGCGCAACAGAAAAGGCTATTCAAGTAGGCAAAGGTGTTTGGGCAGATGGCACCTCTGTAGACGCAATATGGCCCGTTGAAAATCAAACATTCAGTACCATTCCAATGGGGTATCACCCCGTAGTCGGCGAACCAGGAGTAAAGGTATCTTACGTTTGGGCCTATCTCGCAAAAAAGAAAGAATGGGAAAAAGTTACCGTATGA